The following proteins are co-located in the Streptomyces sp. NBC_00435 genome:
- a CDS encoding TetR/AcrR family transcriptional regulator translates to MGHREDLLEGAKKCLVEKGLVRTTARDIVKASGANLASIGYHYGSKDALMTEAFIAVMQEWGDQFTAGVKGEGGSLERFRSVWDGVHSGREESAPIWAASMEIALTPDRMPELRAMLAASQGEGRKGLVSMFTGVPEGELTEEDLRTTGAFYQALLNGFMIQWLFDPASAATPADLTEGMRRAVASMAVGSGAEAGAQG, encoded by the coding sequence ATGGGACATCGCGAAGACTTGCTGGAAGGCGCCAAGAAGTGCCTGGTCGAGAAGGGTCTCGTGCGGACGACGGCGCGCGACATCGTCAAGGCCTCGGGCGCGAACCTGGCCTCGATCGGCTACCACTACGGCTCCAAGGACGCACTCATGACGGAGGCGTTCATCGCCGTCATGCAGGAGTGGGGCGACCAGTTCACGGCCGGGGTGAAGGGGGAGGGTGGCTCCCTGGAGCGCTTCCGTTCGGTGTGGGACGGGGTGCACTCCGGGCGTGAGGAGTCCGCCCCGATCTGGGCGGCCAGCATGGAGATCGCGCTGACCCCCGACCGGATGCCGGAACTGCGCGCGATGCTGGCCGCCTCGCAGGGGGAGGGGCGCAAGGGGCTCGTCTCGATGTTCACCGGGGTGCCCGAGGGGGAGCTCACCGAGGAGGACCTGCGGACCACCGGCGCGTTCTACCAGGCCCTGCTGAACGGGTTCATGATCCAGTGGCTCTTCGACCCCGCGTCGGCCGCGACCCCGGCGGATCTGACCGAGGGGATGCGGCGGGCGGTCGCGTCGATGGCGGTCGGGTCGGGGGCAGAGGCCGGCGCGCAGGGCTGA
- a CDS encoding MarR family winged helix-turn-helix transcriptional regulator encodes MGTTDDGGGPAAGPGPRPSDGVAFLLAQLGAHAAGRFSERVSALGLTPAQAGLLRLLARTPGRSQRELADVLGMPPSRFVAFADDLEARGLIERRRNPEDRRLYALFLADAGTSLLGSLREVASAHEQQVCEPLSAEEREQLAALLGRLAEAQGLTPGVHPGYRSVRPATGGSGTGPGPGIAPADPPGGAPGKASADAPARGRRQRTGPPE; translated from the coding sequence ATGGGAACGACTGATGACGGCGGCGGCCCGGCCGCGGGCCCGGGTCCGCGGCCGTCCGACGGCGTGGCCTTCCTGCTGGCCCAGCTCGGTGCGCACGCCGCCGGGCGCTTCTCCGAGCGGGTCTCCGCGCTCGGACTGACCCCCGCCCAGGCGGGACTGCTGCGCCTGCTGGCCCGCACTCCCGGCCGCAGCCAGCGCGAGCTGGCCGACGTGCTCGGCATGCCCCCGAGCCGCTTCGTGGCCTTCGCCGACGACCTCGAGGCGCGCGGGCTCATCGAGCGCCGCCGCAACCCGGAGGACCGGCGGCTGTACGCACTGTTCCTCGCCGACGCCGGGACCTCCCTGCTGGGCAGCCTGCGCGAGGTGGCATCGGCGCACGAACAGCAGGTCTGCGAGCCCCTGTCGGCGGAGGAACGGGAGCAGCTGGCGGCCCTGCTGGGGCGGCTGGCCGAGGCCCAGGGCCTGACCCCGGGCGTCCACCCGGGCTACCGCTCGGTGCGCCCGGCGACGGGCGGCTCCGGCACCGGACCCGGTCCCGGCATCGCCCCGGCCGACCCGCCCGGCGGCGCACCGGGCAAGGCGTCGGCCGACGCGCCCGCCCGCGGTCGCCGTCAGCGCACGGGGCCGCCGGAGTAG
- a CDS encoding DUF4386 domain-containing protein, with translation MTAAPAPAEGRRPQAGPPLLAPVLALTGLTIAYVVLNRATPHPDASGLEVLRYAAGHRTTAELGAFLLLGSAVPMALVAAVLYRRLRALGITAPGSAITLAGGVLAAAALMLSAMSGWAGARLGPGAGPDLARALADLAFFAGGPAYAAMFALLLAGVAVPGLIAGLLPGPLAWSGLVLAAVGMLALLGLVVDGFQYLLPVVRFGGLVWLVWAAVKLPRTRHGLGRAGAR, from the coding sequence ATGACCGCCGCACCTGCCCCAGCGGAAGGCCGCAGGCCCCAGGCCGGGCCGCCCCTGCTGGCACCCGTACTGGCCCTCACCGGGCTGACCATCGCCTACGTGGTCCTCAACCGGGCCACCCCGCATCCCGACGCCAGCGGCCTGGAGGTCCTGCGGTACGCCGCCGGACACCGCACGACCGCCGAGCTCGGCGCCTTCCTGCTGCTCGGCTCGGCCGTTCCGATGGCCCTGGTCGCGGCCGTCCTCTACCGGCGGCTGCGCGCCCTCGGCATCACCGCTCCCGGATCCGCGATCACGCTGGCCGGCGGGGTGCTGGCCGCCGCGGCGCTGATGCTGAGTGCCATGTCGGGCTGGGCGGGGGCCCGGCTCGGGCCGGGCGCCGGACCCGACCTCGCGCGGGCCCTGGCCGACCTGGCCTTCTTCGCCGGCGGGCCCGCGTACGCCGCGATGTTCGCCCTGCTGCTGGCCGGGGTCGCCGTCCCCGGGCTGATCGCCGGTCTGCTGCCCGGGCCCCTGGCGTGGAGCGGGCTGGTGCTCGCCGCCGTAGGGATGCTGGCCCTGCTCGGGCTGGTGGTGGACGGGTTCCAGTACCTGCTGCCCGTGGTGCGCTTCGGTGGGCTGGTCTGGCTGGTGTGGGCGGCGGTGAAGCTCCCGCGGACCCGGCACGGCCTCGGCCGGGCGGGGGCGCGCTGA